The proteins below come from a single Chryseobacterium bernardetii genomic window:
- a CDS encoding PKD domain-containing protein, producing MKNTTYFSRQHIFRWLLLCWLLVPWGLQAQSSTHITWDSQVGCQIFRGEKGSGNDPFAASDIDSGACVRVCEGSKVKYTAHGSNISFVAWIPTGGVVQTTSGGANINAEILWGSAGAGSLQAVVTFADGTVETKDICIEKINKPSAQFNLVNLKDIVCKNTEVHFDNLSHANGGTDIVNYFWDFGDGTTSTAFEPSHTYTQAGGVTVTLTVTNKCGCSETTYQKLEITEAPPVQISCASVVCEGSSERYSVKNGCKGEWKVIGGSWHNISENEIEVKWDSVDPEDGFGYVMYRSECGCPVWTTVKIPVILKTAKIKGEAVVCLGKQYTYSLPQWPTTQVDWNVTGPGVGLLTYNQQRNEVLFTGQTPGTYTLTALYRNTLLLCEGEAQKTIVVEAPVTISGGKEEICVGTPQTFTATPNVPVIWNVTLNGGVVYTSSQPTTAPLDYPFLTPGNYVITAIRGGCESNAILIKVVSIPRAPKGFISGDILVCPGKPYVYSLVALQPAGVIPVWSVTNGTIQGSNAGNSVTVIFNPGVSSYSVSVAYRTDSPAACLSKPISLAVKPIDINTISIYQNSGPFCPSSIQTFEANLGNIVPDSMEWSFDTPNFGSFVSGQGTPFVTVNINEVSGGVYSAKLKLEVVVCGQKKIFSIPVSKLALPVVNFTNVGKVCLGSDLHFTVDQGTITSATDVTFTFANGSHTTAFNSSGVYDFPNNGYIQNTTGGNVTQLVTVTYNGTNGCAYQPTASASFIILPETIITVSPVYNLAVCDDYPLQPYTLTANSSTGLTNIAEWQWFKDGVLLSGFNTNSYTLSGTGLAGIYKVRAKDINGCYVYSQEIKVFNSCPTANNCTTPPLVTFSPRWTGCNTITVNNLNVSIPPDEIQWVSNDVLTLISPQGQPTATFQTNLAGAHIVSVRLRYGTCWYSASFEVRKLYEPKFNIGQVCNGNGYNVTLYNTSTIFDINPSSIEYRFSMAGQPDQVGQTATYNNMAPGTYTFTMKMSVPSQPSLPACTITKTITLAPVPNTSFMLPFKACKGEVITLSPGSYTAGNIYTWSFDGTAFVTSQQNMNITFNTAGPKSVSLKVKTPQGCEYISAVRNITIYEANLNGTLTPPNAIACEGTSPLISFVPSGTVPSGYIWMNGSVQVPGAPNSMNFAPTTSGNYWPILVSADGCKTNIMSIKAVGVAFKKPPYVNISGQSNMCSDSQAILKGILTDNTLEYRWKRNGVPLSTGWLTAQPVVYTVSGLPAGTYTFTLEARVPGTTDCSGSKDFVVTVSNPPAAPTVTYTQIGCQPYKIQLTASGPANGEYNWSNGMSGQTITVDEGGMYKVIYTAPSGCKVFGQLDVPLSIESLMWVFPTGCYSYCRDKDRYIIGPKGNFDYHQWERFGVSLQNGTNTFIDSFHFVDAAGTYKLRIDQTAGGMYCQYYSGALNYYPGKDCGVETQCDFKVDINAFKWDGDHYNVLGTIFNAGSQPVMLSISSANGYGTYFPSMITIPAGGTYDMNTNPLAFYPNASFPGGSDVILFLGQDDCKFVGEPKIIGKPVFADAGKGLSLTTVSSLKLMPNPAKDVVKVSYDTGNERLPATQIKVFDTMGNVKFHKELKSSSGEVNVDVSNWLQSTYIVIVQAGEKSLQGKLIKN from the coding sequence ATGAAAAACACTACTTACTTTAGTAGGCAGCACATCTTCAGATGGCTCCTGCTATGTTGGCTCCTGGTACCTTGGGGGCTGCAAGCACAATCATCAACTCATATTACCTGGGATTCCCAGGTCGGATGCCAGATCTTCCGTGGCGAAAAAGGCTCAGGTAATGATCCTTTTGCTGCTTCGGATATTGATTCCGGAGCGTGTGTCCGGGTCTGTGAAGGCAGTAAAGTAAAATATACTGCTCATGGCTCGAATATCAGCTTTGTAGCATGGATACCTACAGGAGGAGTTGTACAGACTACTTCGGGGGGTGCCAATATTAATGCTGAAATTTTATGGGGAAGCGCAGGAGCAGGTTCTTTGCAGGCAGTTGTTACATTTGCCGATGGAACAGTTGAAACCAAAGATATCTGCATTGAGAAGATCAATAAACCTTCTGCACAGTTCAATCTCGTTAACCTGAAAGATATCGTATGTAAAAATACTGAGGTTCATTTTGATAATTTATCTCATGCAAATGGCGGTACTGATATTGTTAATTATTTCTGGGATTTTGGTGACGGAACAACATCTACAGCTTTTGAGCCTTCTCATACCTATACTCAGGCCGGAGGAGTTACTGTTACCTTAACTGTAACCAACAAATGCGGCTGCTCAGAAACAACTTATCAGAAATTAGAAATCACTGAAGCTCCGCCGGTACAGATTAGCTGTGCTTCGGTAGTATGTGAGGGAAGCTCTGAAAGATACAGTGTGAAGAATGGCTGTAAAGGAGAGTGGAAAGTGATCGGAGGATCGTGGCACAATATCTCTGAAAACGAAATTGAAGTAAAATGGGATAGTGTAGATCCTGAAGACGGTTTTGGCTATGTAATGTATAGATCTGAATGTGGCTGCCCGGTGTGGACTACTGTTAAGATTCCTGTAATTTTAAAAACAGCAAAAATTAAAGGAGAAGCAGTAGTGTGCTTAGGAAAACAATATACCTATTCACTTCCACAATGGCCAACTACACAGGTTGATTGGAATGTTACCGGGCCTGGAGTGGGTCTTTTGACTTATAACCAGCAAAGAAATGAAGTTCTTTTCACCGGGCAGACGCCAGGTACTTATACTCTTACCGCTTTATACAGAAATACTTTATTGTTGTGTGAAGGTGAGGCACAGAAAACAATTGTTGTGGAAGCACCTGTAACAATATCCGGAGGAAAAGAAGAAATTTGTGTGGGAACTCCACAGACGTTTACTGCTACACCTAATGTTCCTGTAATCTGGAATGTCACTTTAAATGGCGGGGTAGTATATACATCATCACAACCAACTACCGCTCCTCTTGATTATCCTTTCCTAACCCCAGGAAATTATGTAATCACAGCAATCAGAGGTGGGTGTGAAAGCAATGCAATATTGATTAAGGTGGTGAGTATTCCAAGAGCTCCGAAAGGATTTATTTCGGGGGATATTTTAGTCTGTCCGGGTAAACCTTATGTATATTCACTTGTAGCACTGCAACCAGCTGGAGTAATCCCGGTGTGGAGTGTTACAAACGGTACCATCCAGGGAAGTAATGCCGGTAATAGTGTTACCGTTATATTTAATCCTGGCGTATCTTCATACTCAGTATCGGTTGCTTACAGAACAGATAGCCCTGCAGCTTGTCTGTCTAAACCGATTTCACTGGCGGTAAAACCGATAGACATTAATACCATCTCTATTTATCAGAATTCAGGGCCGTTCTGCCCAAGCAGTATACAGACCTTCGAAGCTAATTTAGGTAATATTGTGCCGGATTCTATGGAATGGAGTTTTGATACTCCTAACTTCGGAAGTTTTGTATCCGGGCAGGGTACTCCTTTTGTTACAGTAAACATCAATGAGGTTTCTGGCGGTGTATATTCAGCTAAACTGAAACTGGAAGTTGTTGTATGTGGACAAAAAAAGATATTTTCAATTCCTGTAAGTAAATTAGCACTTCCGGTAGTGAATTTCACAAATGTTGGAAAGGTGTGTTTAGGTTCAGATCTTCATTTTACGGTTGATCAGGGAACGATTACTTCGGCAACGGATGTAACATTTACATTTGCCAATGGAAGCCATACAACAGCATTCAATTCATCCGGGGTTTATGATTTCCCAAATAACGGGTACATTCAGAATACAACAGGTGGAAATGTCACTCAATTAGTAACGGTAACTTATAACGGAACTAACGGATGCGCTTATCAACCAACAGCAAGTGCAAGCTTCATCATTCTTCCTGAAACAATCATTACCGTTTCACCGGTATATAATCTGGCAGTATGTGATGATTATCCTTTACAGCCTTATACCCTTACAGCCAACAGCTCTACAGGACTTACCAATATTGCAGAGTGGCAATGGTTTAAGGATGGTGTTCTATTATCAGGATTTAATACCAATTCATATACCTTATCAGGAACCGGCCTTGCGGGAATCTATAAGGTGAGAGCTAAAGACATTAATGGCTGTTATGTATATTCACAGGAAATCAAAGTATTTAATTCCTGTCCAACAGCTAATAACTGTACAACACCTCCTTTGGTGACGTTTAGCCCAAGATGGACAGGTTGCAATACCATTACAGTAAATAACTTAAATGTAAGTATTCCTCCGGATGAAATCCAATGGGTATCTAATGATGTGCTTACTTTGATAAGCCCTCAGGGACAGCCTACGGCTACGTTCCAGACTAATCTTGCCGGAGCGCACATTGTGAGTGTACGGTTGAGATATGGAACATGTTGGTATTCAGCAAGTTTTGAAGTTCGAAAACTGTATGAACCTAAATTCAATATTGGCCAGGTTTGTAACGGTAACGGATATAACGTTACCTTATACAATACCTCTACAATATTTGATATTAACCCCAGCTCTATAGAATATAGATTCAGTATGGCAGGACAACCGGATCAGGTGGGGCAGACGGCTACTTACAATAATATGGCACCAGGTACCTATACCTTTACCATGAAGATGTCTGTACCATCCCAACCATCATTGCCGGCATGTACAATCACGAAAACGATTACACTGGCTCCTGTTCCAAACACGAGTTTCATGCTGCCATTTAAAGCATGTAAAGGAGAGGTAATTACACTTTCGCCCGGTTCATATACTGCCGGAAATATTTATACATGGTCTTTTGACGGAACAGCTTTTGTAACTTCACAGCAGAATATGAATATTACATTCAATACTGCCGGTCCGAAAAGTGTAAGTCTGAAGGTGAAAACCCCGCAGGGATGTGAGTATATTTCAGCTGTACGTAATATTACTATTTACGAAGCCAACTTAAATGGAACCCTTACTCCGCCAAATGCAATTGCATGTGAAGGAACTTCTCCACTCATTTCATTTGTGCCTTCAGGTACGGTACCTTCAGGGTATATTTGGATGAATGGTAGTGTTCAGGTTCCTGGAGCACCTAATTCAATGAACTTTGCGCCAACAACGTCAGGAAATTACTGGCCGATATTGGTTTCAGCAGATGGATGTAAAACGAATATAATGAGTATTAAAGCGGTAGGTGTTGCATTTAAAAAACCACCGTATGTGAATATATCAGGGCAATCAAACATGTGTTCTGATAGCCAGGCAATACTTAAAGGTATTTTAACAGATAATACTTTAGAATACAGATGGAAAAGGAATGGAGTTCCATTGTCTACAGGATGGCTTACTGCTCAGCCGGTTGTTTACACCGTAAGCGGATTGCCGGCAGGTACTTATACCTTTACTTTAGAAGCGCGTGTGCCGGGAACTACAGACTGTTCAGGTTCAAAAGACTTTGTTGTTACAGTTAGCAATCCACCAGCAGCTCCTACAGTAACATATACTCAGATAGGATGCCAGCCTTATAAAATTCAGCTTACAGCATCAGGACCTGCCAATGGAGAATATAACTGGAGCAATGGAATGAGCGGACAAACCATTACAGTAGACGAAGGTGGAATGTACAAAGTGATTTACACTGCACCAAGTGGCTGTAAAGTATTTGGTCAGTTAGATGTACCATTGAGTATTGAAAGCCTGATGTGGGTATTCCCTACAGGTTGCTACAGCTATTGCAGAGATAAAGATCGTTATATCATTGGGCCAAAAGGTAATTTTGATTATCACCAATGGGAAAGATTTGGAGTTAGTTTGCAAAATGGAACCAATACTTTTATTGACTCCTTCCACTTTGTTGATGCAGCAGGAACTTACAAGCTTAGAATTGACCAAACTGCAGGCGGAATGTATTGTCAATATTATTCAGGAGCATTGAATTACTATCCTGGAAAAGATTGCGGTGTAGAAACACAATGTGATTTTAAGGTTGATATTAATGCATTCAAATGGGATGGCGATCATTATAACGTTCTTGGAACAATATTCAATGCGGGAAGTCAGCCGGTAATGCTTTCTATTTCAAGTGCTAACGGATATGGAACTTATTTCCCTTCAATGATTACTATTCCGGCAGGGGGAACATATGATATGAATACCAACCCATTGGCTTTCTATCCGAATGCAAGCTTCCCTGGAGGCAGTGATGTGATCCTATTCTTAGGACAGGATGATTGTAAGTTTGTTGGTGAGCCTAAAATTATAGGTAAACCGGTTTTTGCTGATGCAGGAAAAGGTCTAAGCCTTACTACAGTATCTTCTCTTAAGTTAATGCCAAATCCGGCAAAAGATGTAGTGAAGGTATCATATGATACTGGTAATGAGAGATTACCGGCAACACAGATCAAGGTTTTTGATACTATGGGTAATGTCAAATTCCATAAAGAACTGAAATCCTCTTCAGGAGAAGTGAATGTAGATGTTTCTAACTGGTTGCAGAGTACTTATATTGTTATTGTACAGGCAGGAGAAAAATCACTGCAGGGCAAACTGATTAAAAATTAA
- a CDS encoding ArnT family glycosyltransferase — protein sequence MKRYFREIIIVITVLLSRLPFIFNSLGIDLDAWREVYTGKILNEDHMYNVSRFPGYPFPEFLYSIVYHYPYWAINLLSVLFTAGCCLYLFKILNFFTIKLSFLIALVFPFVPVIYLNSTIAMEYNWSLFFLLGSVYHLLNKNLWLSALLCGLMVSTRFNNIIFLPAFAFLLYSYSGKDIKKVLQFSVLAFLSICIFFSPVILKYGTGFLQSYGDSEVSLGSLLSLATLYIYGALGMLAIILGVIIQFFSGGYREIKNISKNHFAIFCILMVVSNLAFFVRYPLESGYLTPSVPFVLILLYYVLNENIMKSVLFALLLSPFLIHINAKKIQIAGGIFINENYENQQLKYCNNLIREIKKHSGNRPAIFHVGNYSEQVSFIGNFDKNSPIKIVKYLTPQDQKDIINKKYILYYSCTENGKTENRKTHMLDQYGIFLYKDFELIR from the coding sequence ATGAAAAGATACTTCAGGGAAATAATAATAGTAATCACTGTACTATTATCAAGGTTACCTTTTATTTTTAATAGCCTGGGTATTGATTTGGATGCATGGAGAGAAGTATATACAGGAAAAATACTCAATGAAGATCATATGTATAACGTTTCACGTTTTCCCGGATATCCTTTTCCAGAATTTTTGTATTCAATAGTATATCATTATCCCTACTGGGCAATCAATTTGTTATCGGTCTTATTTACAGCAGGCTGCTGCCTGTATCTTTTTAAGATCTTAAATTTTTTTACAATAAAACTGTCTTTTCTTATTGCTTTAGTATTTCCATTCGTTCCGGTTATCTATCTCAACAGTACAATAGCCATGGAGTACAACTGGTCTTTATTCTTTTTATTGGGAAGTGTTTACCACCTACTTAATAAGAATCTCTGGCTTTCCGCTTTACTTTGTGGGCTTATGGTAAGTACAAGATTCAACAATATTATTTTTCTTCCGGCCTTCGCCTTTCTTCTGTACTCTTACTCTGGAAAGGATATTAAAAAGGTTCTACAATTTTCAGTTTTAGCTTTTCTTTCTATATGCATTTTCTTTTCGCCAGTCATTTTAAAATATGGTACAGGCTTCCTGCAAAGTTATGGAGATTCAGAAGTGAGCCTCGGCAGTCTGCTGAGCCTGGCTACATTATATATCTATGGTGCTTTAGGAATGCTGGCTATTATTTTAGGGGTAATCATTCAGTTCTTTAGTGGAGGCTACCGGGAAATTAAAAACATATCCAAAAATCATTTTGCAATATTCTGCATTCTGATGGTTGTTTCCAATCTGGCATTCTTTGTCAGATACCCTTTAGAATCGGGTTATTTAACTCCCTCTGTTCCTTTTGTTCTTATTCTTCTATATTATGTTTTGAATGAAAACATTATGAAATCTGTATTATTTGCCTTACTCCTATCCCCTTTTTTAATTCATATCAATGCGAAAAAAATTCAGATTGCAGGAGGAATATTCATCAATGAAAATTATGAAAATCAGCAATTAAAATATTGCAATAATCTTATCCGCGAAATCAAAAAACATTCGGGAAATCGTCCTGCAATTTTCCATGTAGGCAATTATTCGGAACAAGTTTCATTCATTGGAAACTTTGATAAAAACAGCCCTATAAAAATCGTTAAATACCTTACCCCTCAAGACCAGAAAGATATCATTAATAAAAAATATATACTCTACTATTCCTGTACTGAAAATGGGAAGACAGAAAACCGTAAAACCCATATGCTGGATCAGTATGGAATATTTCTTTATAAAGACTTTGAGCTCATAAGATAA